One uncultured Jannaschia sp. DNA segment encodes these proteins:
- a CDS encoding helicase HerA-like domain-containing protein, whose translation MDASNGIFVGGGGADYATPQHLRLDYANRHGLIAGATGTGKTVTLQILAQGFSDAGVPVILSDVKGDLSGLAMAGSADHKLHGPFMERAAKIGLDLGYEATPVTFWDLYGEQGHPVRTTVSEMGPLLLARLMELTDAQEGVLNIAFRVADEEGLALLDLKDLQALLVWVGEHRKDLSLRYGNVSTASVGAIQRRLLQLEGQGGANLFGEPALELDDLIRLASDGRGMVNILAADKLMAAPRLYATFLLWLLSELFEQLPEVGDPEKPKLVFFFDEAHLLFDGAPKALVDKVEQVARLIRSKGVGVFFVTQNPEDVPEDILGQLGNRVQHALRAFTAKDRQALRQAAQNYRENPRFDIEDAIREVGVGEAVTSLLERKGIPGVAERTLIRPPASQLGPITSAERRQVISGTGLMGKYEAEVDRESAFEILGARAEKAAADAARAEAEEEAAEAREREYKAGRRYSGERVSRSTSRPRSRGDSVGTTFAKSVARQLGTRAGKALVRGVLGGLFRGR comes from the coding sequence ATGGACGCATCGAACGGGATCTTCGTGGGTGGTGGCGGCGCGGACTACGCGACGCCCCAGCATCTGCGGCTGGACTACGCCAATCGGCACGGCCTGATCGCGGGGGCGACCGGCACGGGCAAGACCGTCACGCTCCAGATCCTCGCGCAGGGATTCTCGGACGCAGGCGTCCCGGTGATCCTGTCGGACGTGAAGGGCGACCTCTCGGGCCTCGCCATGGCGGGCAGCGCCGACCACAAGCTGCACGGGCCGTTCATGGAGCGGGCCGCGAAGATCGGCCTCGACCTCGGCTACGAGGCCACGCCGGTGACGTTCTGGGACCTCTACGGCGAACAGGGCCATCCCGTGCGCACGACCGTCTCCGAGATGGGGCCGCTTCTGCTGGCGCGGCTGATGGAGTTGACGGATGCGCAGGAAGGCGTGCTCAACATCGCGTTCCGGGTCGCCGACGAGGAGGGGCTTGCGCTTCTCGATCTCAAGGACCTGCAGGCGCTGCTGGTCTGGGTGGGCGAGCATCGCAAGGACCTGTCGCTGCGCTACGGCAACGTCTCGACGGCCAGCGTCGGTGCGATCCAGCGGCGGCTCCTGCAACTCGAAGGGCAGGGCGGCGCGAACCTCTTCGGCGAGCCCGCGCTGGAGCTGGACGACCTTATCCGCCTGGCGTCGGACGGGCGCGGAATGGTGAACATCCTGGCCGCCGACAAACTGATGGCCGCGCCGCGCCTCTACGCGACCTTCCTACTCTGGCTCCTCTCCGAGCTCTTCGAGCAACTCCCCGAGGTGGGCGATCCCGAGAAGCCGAAGCTCGTCTTCTTCTTCGATGAGGCGCATCTCCTGTTCGACGGGGCGCCCAAGGCTCTGGTCGACAAGGTCGAGCAGGTCGCGCGCCTCATCCGATCGAAGGGCGTGGGTGTGTTCTTCGTGACCCAGAACCCCGAGGACGTGCCCGAGGACATTCTGGGTCAGCTCGGCAACCGCGTGCAGCACGCGCTTCGCGCTTTCACCGCCAAGGACCGGCAGGCCCTGCGGCAGGCCGCGCAGAACTACCGCGAGAACCCGCGCTTCGACATCGAGGACGCCATCCGCGAGGTCGGGGTGGGCGAGGCCGTGACCTCGCTTCTTGAGCGAAAGGGCATCCCCGGAGTCGCCGAGCGGACGCTGATCCGCCCGCCCGCCTCGCAACTCGGCCCGATCACTTCGGCGGAACGGCGGCAGGTGATCTCGGGCACGGGCCTGATGGGCAAATACGAGGCGGAGGTCGACCGCGAGAGCGCGTTTGAAATTCTCGGGGCGCGAGCCGAAAAGGCCGCCGCCGACGCAGCCCGCGCCGAGGCCGAGGAGGAGGCCGCCGAGGCGCGCGAGCGCGAGTACAAGGCCGGCCGCCGCTATTCCGGCGAGCGCGTCAGCCGTTCGACCTCGCGTCCGCGCAGCCGCGGCGATTCCGTCGGCACGACCTTCGCGAAGTCGGTCGCGCGCCAGCTCGGGACGCGGGCGGGCAAGGCACTGGTGCGCGGCGTCCTCGGCGGGCTCTTCCGCGGACGCTGA
- a CDS encoding GNAT family N-acetyltransferase: MILRPPRPADAAEIIAIHAEGLATGHASFRDDPTDWSAFHDAHALALVAERDGIVLGWTGLSAMSSRCTYSGVGEVSTYIGAAAAGQGIGRALLGRLVAESEAAGWWTLVAQIFPENRASIALHAACGFAVLGTRTRLGRMTYGPMAGTWRDVVLMERRSDVAGG; the protein is encoded by the coding sequence GTGATCCTGCGCCCGCCGCGCCCCGCCGACGCCGCCGAGATCATTGCGATCCACGCCGAAGGGCTGGCCACCGGCCACGCGTCGTTCCGGGACGATCCGACCGACTGGTCGGCGTTCCACGACGCCCATGCGCTCGCCCTGGTCGCCGAGCGGGACGGGATCGTCCTTGGCTGGACCGGACTTTCGGCAATGTCGTCGCGCTGCACCTATTCGGGGGTGGGCGAGGTCAGCACCTATATCGGTGCGGCCGCGGCGGGGCAGGGGATCGGACGCGCACTCCTCGGCCGCCTCGTTGCCGAGAGCGAGGCCGCGGGCTGGTGGACGCTCGTCGCGCAGATTTTCCCCGAGAACCGTGCCAGCATCGCGCTCCACGCGGCCTGCGGCTTCGCGGTGCTCGGCACGCGGACGCGGCTCGGGCGCATGACCTACGGGCCGATGGCGGGCACGTGGCGCGACGTGGTGTTGATGGAGCGGCGGAGCGACGTCGCGGGGGGATAG
- the guaA gene encoding glutamine-hydrolyzing GMP synthase, with amino-acid sequence MDKQPDHQRLLIVDFGSQVTQLIARRLRELNVYCEIHPFQSVTPAFLADFAPRAVILSGGPASVPDEGSPRPPSEIFELGVPILGICYGQQVMQQMLGGEVKRGEGTAEFGRAYVSPEGKLDLLDGWFDGLEATGREQVWMSHGDHVSRLAPGFEVFGTSPNAPYAITADPARHFYAVQFHPEVHHTPKGAQLYENFVRLAGFDGDWTMAGYREQAIAAIRARVGDAKVICGLSGGVDSSVAAVLIHEAIGDQLTCVFVDHGLLRQGEAEEVVTMFRDHYNMPLIHADEQELFLGKLDGVSDPETKRKIIGGLFIDVFQKYADEIEGAAFLAQGTLYPDVIESVSFSGGPSVTIKSHHNVGGLPEKMGLKLVEPLRELFKDEVRALGRELGLPPSFIARHPFPGPGLAIRCPGEITREKLEILRKADAVYIDQIRRHGLYDDIWQAFVAILPVRTVGVMGDGRTYDFACALRAVTSVDGMTADYYPFSHEFLGETATRIINEVPGINRVTYDVTSKPPGTIEWE; translated from the coding sequence ATGGACAAACAGCCCGATCACCAGCGCCTCCTCATCGTCGATTTCGGCAGCCAGGTGACGCAACTCATCGCCCGCCGCCTGCGCGAGTTGAACGTCTATTGCGAGATCCATCCGTTCCAATCGGTGACCCCTGCGTTCCTGGCCGACTTCGCGCCGCGTGCGGTGATCCTGTCGGGCGGCCCGGCCTCGGTGCCCGATGAAGGCTCGCCCCGCCCGCCGTCCGAGATCTTCGAGCTGGGCGTGCCGATCCTTGGGATTTGCTACGGCCAGCAGGTGATGCAGCAGATGCTCGGCGGCGAGGTGAAGCGCGGTGAGGGCACGGCCGAGTTCGGGCGCGCCTACGTGTCGCCCGAGGGCAAGCTCGACCTTCTGGACGGCTGGTTCGACGGGCTGGAGGCCACGGGCCGCGAGCAGGTCTGGATGTCCCATGGCGACCATGTCAGCCGGTTGGCGCCGGGCTTCGAGGTGTTCGGCACATCGCCCAATGCGCCCTACGCGATCACCGCCGATCCCGCGCGGCACTTCTACGCCGTGCAGTTTCACCCCGAGGTGCATCACACCCCCAAAGGCGCCCAGCTCTACGAGAATTTCGTGCGGCTCGCCGGGTTCGACGGCGACTGGACCATGGCCGGCTACCGCGAGCAGGCGATCGCCGCGATCCGCGCGCGGGTGGGCGATGCCAAGGTGATCTGCGGACTGTCAGGCGGGGTCGACAGTTCGGTCGCCGCGGTCCTGATCCACGAGGCGATCGGCGACCAGCTCACCTGCGTCTTCGTCGACCACGGCCTGCTGCGGCAGGGCGAGGCCGAGGAGGTCGTGACCATGTTCCGCGACCACTACAACATGCCGCTGATCCATGCCGACGAGCAGGAGCTGTTCCTGGGCAAGCTCGACGGCGTCAGCGACCCCGAGACGAAGCGCAAGATCATCGGCGGCCTCTTTATCGACGTGTTCCAGAAGTATGCCGACGAGATCGAGGGCGCGGCCTTCCTCGCGCAGGGGACGCTCTACCCGGACGTGATCGAAAGCGTCAGCTTCTCGGGCGGGCCGTCGGTCACGATCAAGAGCCACCACAATGTCGGCGGCCTGCCCGAGAAGATGGGCCTGAAGCTGGTCGAACCGCTGCGCGAGCTTTTCAAGGACGAGGTCCGGGCGCTGGGTCGGGAGTTGGGCCTGCCACCCAGCTTCATCGCTCGCCACCCCTTCCCCGGCCCCGGCCTCGCCATCCGCTGCCCCGGTGAGATCACCCGCGAGAAGCTGGAGATCCTGCGGAAGGCGGACGCGGTCTATATCGACCAGATCCGGCGCCACGGGCTCTATGATGACATCTGGCAAGCCTTCGTCGCGATCCTGCCGGTCCGCACGGTCGGCGTCATGGGCGACGGACGGACCTACGATTTCGCCTGCGCGCTCCGCGCGGTCACCAGCGTCGACGGCATGACGGCGGATTACTATCCATTCAGCCACGAGTTCCTGGGCGAGACCGCGACCCGTATCATCAACGAGGTGCCAGGCATCAACCGCGTGACCTACGACGTCACGTCGAAGCCCCCTGGCACGATCGAATGGGAGTGA
- a CDS encoding trimethylamine methyltransferase family protein, with translation MVEMARRKRGGGGAARRAERTSSKVVTAPTITRNIPDYEPLTVEALEIIERNAETVLEEIGVAFVENPAALERWRAAGAEIDGEIVRIPRGLARTLCGTAPSSFTQIARNPEKNVEIGGRNLVLAPVYGPPFVRDESGRRYATMADFEKFVKLGHMSQWLQHSGGTVCEPTDIDVDRRHFDMLMAHMTLTDKPFMGSVTEPSRARDSVEMCDILFDEGDGKGLNGRTALVSLININSPLTFDGIMMGALEEYAAANQACIISPFIVGGAMAPVSVVGTLTQVLAEVMAGVAYGQLVRPGSPAIFGAFVTSIDMNSGAPTFGTPEAAQITYGAGQLARRMGLPYRSAGSFCTSKLPDAQAAYETANSLNAGLLSGVNFMLHACGWLEGGLVADFEKFVMDADLLGTLHKMAQGIAHDEDAQAMDAIREVGPGGHYLGCAHTQAHFKTAFWRSNLFDYKPFETWAEEGGRDTRALATARIEKLLADYETPALDPEKRDALRAYVARRHAELDAERG, from the coding sequence ATGGTCGAGATGGCACGCAGGAAGCGCGGCGGCGGCGGGGCGGCTCGGCGGGCCGAGCGGACCAGCAGCAAGGTCGTGACCGCGCCGACGATCACCCGGAATATCCCCGACTATGAGCCGCTCACGGTCGAGGCGCTGGAGATCATCGAGCGCAACGCCGAGACCGTCCTCGAAGAGATTGGCGTCGCCTTTGTCGAGAACCCCGCCGCGCTCGAACGCTGGCGTGCCGCCGGGGCCGAGATTGACGGCGAGATCGTCCGCATCCCGCGCGGCCTGGCGCGAACGCTCTGTGGAACGGCGCCCTCGAGCTTCACCCAGATCGCGCGCAACCCCGAGAAGAACGTCGAGATCGGCGGCCGGAACCTCGTCCTCGCCCCCGTCTACGGACCGCCTTTCGTGCGCGACGAGTCCGGGCGGCGCTATGCGACGATGGCCGATTTCGAGAAATTCGTGAAGCTGGGGCACATGTCGCAATGGCTCCAGCATTCGGGCGGCACCGTCTGCGAGCCCACCGACATCGACGTCGACCGGCGGCATTTCGACATGCTGATGGCGCATATGACGCTGACCGACAAACCGTTCATGGGGTCGGTGACCGAGCCCAGCCGCGCGCGCGATTCCGTCGAGATGTGCGACATCCTCTTCGACGAGGGCGACGGCAAGGGCCTGAACGGGCGCACGGCGCTGGTCAGCCTGATCAACATCAACTCGCCCCTGACCTTCGACGGGATCATGATGGGCGCGCTCGAGGAATACGCCGCCGCCAACCAGGCTTGCATCATCTCGCCCTTCATCGTCGGCGGGGCCATGGCGCCCGTTTCGGTTGTCGGCACGCTGACGCAGGTGCTGGCCGAGGTGATGGCCGGCGTCGCCTACGGCCAATTGGTGCGGCCCGGCTCGCCCGCGATCTTCGGGGCATTCGTGACCTCGATCGACATGAACTCCGGCGCGCCGACCTTCGGCACCCCCGAAGCGGCGCAGATCACCTATGGCGCGGGTCAGCTCGCGCGGCGGATGGGGCTGCCATACCGGTCGGCCGGGTCCTTCTGCACCTCGAAGCTGCCCGATGCGCAGGCCGCCTACGAGACGGCGAACTCCCTCAACGCAGGTCTGCTCTCGGGTGTGAACTTCATGCTCCACGCCTGCGGCTGGCTGGAGGGCGGGCTGGTCGCCGATTTCGAGAAATTCGTGATGGATGCGGACCTTCTGGGCACGCTCCACAAGATGGCGCAGGGCATCGCCCATGACGAGGACGCGCAGGCGATGGATGCGATCCGCGAGGTCGGGCCCGGCGGGCACTACCTTGGATGCGCGCACACGCAGGCGCATTTCAAGACGGCGTTTTGGCGGTCGAATCTCTTCGACTACAAGCCGTTCGAGACCTGGGCCGAGGAGGGTGGGCGCGACACCCGCGCCTTGGCGACGGCTCGCATCGAAAAGCTTCTGGCGGATTACGAGACGCCCGCGCTCGACCCGGAGAAACGCGACGCGCTCCGGGCCTATGTCGCGCGGCGCCACGCAGAGCTCGACGCCGAGAGGGGCTGA
- a CDS encoding DUF6477 family protein has translation MCKITNDLNNLRRPELLVQAAAHGTNRYRRRRDLRRMLRAAIPVDARAALEKLLPLEAALEGRRRTRDKNYSVARHVDILSALLAEARVFRRAPV, from the coding sequence ATGTGCAAGATTACCAACGATCTCAATAACCTCCGACGCCCCGAACTGCTCGTTCAGGCGGCCGCGCACGGAACGAACCGCTATCGGCGGCGTCGCGATCTGCGGCGGATGCTGCGGGCGGCGATCCCGGTCGATGCCCGCGCGGCGCTGGAAAAACTGCTGCCGCTGGAAGCCGCGCTCGAAGGCCGCAGACGGACGCGGGACAAGAATTACAGCGTCGCACGCCATGTCGACATCCTGTCGGCACTGCTGGCCGAAGCGCGCGTCTTCCGCCGCGCCCCCGTCTGA
- a CDS encoding DUF6456 domain-containing protein: protein MTASSHLPEWVPPAVHAYVEHACQGRPLRDVAAERGCAASTILRQVRRIEIRRDDPLVDDIMDRLADLRRSCSEQTKDPTKDAPTMSAMPDPATLIDDVTLQREAKRVLRRLTEADAFLVVGQGMPQAVVLRETGDVPTRTATVPRGVAQAFVLKDWIACFKAGRVTRYRITETGRAALKRMLSDGLAARQAARGMAEAPSPFLTQHMEMGERVISDGDGTQPVRVNLAESPLGSLARKRDRDGKPFLGLDLVIAGERLRADFERAQMGPRVGQNWERFLTACGRGQLGAGDPASGPEDARARVSEALRALGPGLADVVLRVCCFLEGMEAAEKRMGWAARSGKIVLRIALQRLKSHYDGLR, encoded by the coding sequence ATGACTGCTTCGTCGCATCTGCCCGAATGGGTGCCCCCGGCCGTGCATGCCTATGTCGAGCATGCCTGCCAGGGGCGCCCGCTGCGCGATGTGGCGGCCGAGCGGGGCTGCGCGGCATCGACCATCCTCAGACAAGTGCGTCGAATCGAGATCCGCCGGGATGACCCTCTCGTGGATGACATCATGGACCGCCTCGCCGACCTGCGGCGGTCTTGTTCCGAGCAGACCAAAGACCCAACGAAGGACGCCCCCACCATGTCAGCCATGCCCGATCCCGCGACCCTGATCGACGACGTGACCCTTCAGCGCGAGGCGAAACGCGTCTTGCGCCGGCTGACCGAGGCGGACGCATTTCTCGTGGTCGGCCAGGGCATGCCGCAGGCCGTCGTCCTGCGCGAGACGGGCGATGTGCCGACCCGGACGGCGACGGTGCCGCGCGGCGTGGCGCAGGCCTTCGTGCTCAAGGACTGGATCGCCTGTTTCAAGGCGGGGCGCGTGACGCGCTACCGCATCACCGAGACCGGGCGCGCGGCGCTCAAGCGGATGCTGTCGGACGGGCTGGCGGCCCGTCAGGCCGCACGCGGCATGGCCGAGGCCCCGAGCCCGTTCCTCACCCAGCACATGGAAATGGGCGAACGCGTCATCTCCGACGGGGATGGCACGCAGCCGGTTCGCGTGAACCTTGCTGAATCGCCGCTGGGGTCGCTCGCGCGGAAACGCGACCGCGACGGCAAGCCGTTCCTCGGTCTCGATCTCGTCATCGCGGGCGAGCGGCTGCGCGCCGATTTCGAGCGCGCGCAGATGGGTCCGCGCGTCGGCCAGAACTGGGAGCGGTTCCTGACCGCTTGCGGGCGCGGCCAGTTGGGGGCCGGCGATCCCGCCTCGGGGCCCGAGGATGCACGCGCGCGGGTCTCGGAGGCGCTCCGCGCGCTCGGGCCGGGGCTGGCCGATGTCGTCCTGCGGGTCTGCTGCTTTCTGGAAGGCATGGAGGCCGCGGAGAAGCGCATGGGCTGGGCCGCGCGCTCGGGGAAGATCGTCCTGCGCATCGCGCTCCAGCGGCTGAAGTCGCATTACGACGGCCTTCGCTAG
- the gltA gene encoding citrate synthase produces MADTSKTATLDIDGTSYDLPIHSGTTGPDVVDIGKLYGQSGVFTYDPGFTSTAACESAITFIDGDEGVLLHRGYPIGQLAEKSHYLEVCYLLLYGDLPSAAQLEDFETRVTQHTMIHEQMHNFFRGFRRDAHPMATMVGVVGAMSAFYHDSTDITDSWQREVASIRLIAKMPTIAAMAYKYSIGQPFVYPRNNLDYASNFLNMCFSVPAEDFQVDPILSRAMDRIFTLHADHEQNASTSTVRLASSSGANPFACIAAGIACLWGPAHGGANQACLEMLREIGTVDRIPEYIARAKDRDDPFRLMGFGHRVYKNFDPRATVMKESADEVLELLGIDNNPTLQVAKELEKQALADPYFAEKKLFPNVDFYSGIILEAMGFPTSMFTPIFALSRTVGWISQWKEQLSDPALKIGRPRQLYTGPTQRDYVDVEQR; encoded by the coding sequence ATGGCAGACACCTCCAAGACCGCGACGCTCGACATCGATGGCACGAGCTACGACCTGCCCATCCACAGCGGGACGACCGGCCCCGACGTGGTCGATATCGGCAAACTCTACGGTCAGTCGGGGGTGTTCACCTACGATCCGGGCTTCACGTCGACCGCCGCTTGCGAAAGCGCGATTACCTTCATCGACGGCGACGAAGGCGTCTTGCTGCACCGCGGCTATCCGATCGGTCAGCTTGCCGAGAAGTCCCATTACCTCGAGGTCTGCTACCTTCTGCTCTACGGGGATCTGCCCTCGGCCGCGCAGCTCGAGGATTTCGAGACGCGTGTCACGCAGCACACGATGATCCACGAGCAGATGCACAACTTCTTCCGCGGGTTCCGCCGCGACGCGCATCCGATGGCCACGATGGTTGGCGTCGTCGGCGCGATGTCCGCGTTCTATCACGACAGCACCGACATCACCGACAGCTGGCAGCGCGAGGTCGCGTCGATCCGGCTGATCGCCAAGATGCCCACGATCGCGGCGATGGCGTACAAGTATTCGATCGGCCAGCCTTTCGTGTATCCGCGCAACAACCTCGATTACGCGTCGAACTTCCTCAACATGTGCTTCTCCGTGCCGGCGGAAGATTTCCAGGTCGATCCGATCCTGTCGCGCGCGATGGACCGGATCTTCACGCTCCACGCCGATCACGAGCAGAACGCCTCGACCTCGACCGTGCGCCTTGCCTCCTCGTCGGGCGCGAACCCGTTCGCCTGCATCGCGGCCGGCATCGCCTGCCTCTGGGGTCCGGCCCATGGCGGCGCCAACCAGGCCTGTCTCGAGATGTTGCGCGAGATCGGGACGGTCGACCGCATTCCCGAATACATCGCGCGTGCCAAGGATCGGGACGACCCGTTCCGCCTGATGGGCTTCGGGCACCGGGTCTACAAGAACTTCGACCCGCGGGCGACCGTGATGAAGGAGAGCGCCGACGAGGTGCTCGAGCTTCTGGGGATCGACAACAATCCGACCCTGCAGGTCGCCAAGGAGCTGGAGAAGCAGGCGCTGGCGGACCCGTATTTCGCCGAGAAGAAGCTTTTCCCGAACGTCGACTTCTACTCGGGGATCATCCTCGAGGCGATGGGGTTCCCGACCTCGATGTTCACGCCGATCTTCGCTCTGTCGCGCACGGTCGGCTGGATCTCGCAGTGGAAGGAACAGCTGAGCGATCCGGCCCTGAAGATCGGGCGTCCGCGCCAGCTCTATACCGGTCCGACGCAGCGCGACTATGTCGACGTCGAACAGCGCTGA
- the gltX gene encoding glutamate--tRNA ligase, producing the protein MDRPVVTRIAPSPTGMMHIGTARTALFNWLYARGRDGRFLLRIEDTDAARSTPEATQAILDGLTWLGLDWDGEAVSQAGQAARHAEVAQAMLEAERAYRCFSTQDEIEAFREAARSEGRSTLFQSPWRDVPAADHPDAPSVIRLKAPRDGATVIADAVQGDVTIRNDQLDDMVLLRSDGTPTYMLAVVVDDHDMGITHVIRGDDHLNNAARQIQIYDAMGWEEPVWAHIPLIHGADGKKLSKRHGATGVTEFAEMGYPAAAMRNYLARLGWSHGDDEFFTDGQARDWFDLGGIGKAPARLDLKKLENLSGQHIAAMEPEAVAVAAEDWLARTGGAPVDGDALRRAVPVAQTGARTLPQLLEKAHFALVARPIEIEDKATKALDTVSRGILSELTPHLQTASWTRDALEGVVGDVAQAHGLGLGKIAAPLRAALAGRTATPSVFDMMLVLGRDETLARLADVVESDPS; encoded by the coding sequence ATGGATCGACCCGTCGTCACGCGCATCGCGCCCTCACCCACCGGCATGATGCATATCGGGACGGCGCGGACCGCGCTCTTCAACTGGCTCTATGCGCGGGGGCGCGATGGGCGGTTCCTCCTCCGGATCGAGGATACCGATGCCGCGCGGTCCACGCCCGAGGCCACACAGGCGATCCTCGACGGGCTGACCTGGCTGGGGCTCGACTGGGATGGCGAGGCCGTCAGCCAGGCGGGTCAGGCCGCACGCCATGCCGAGGTGGCGCAGGCGATGCTGGAGGCCGAGCGCGCCTATCGCTGCTTCTCGACGCAAGACGAGATCGAGGCCTTCCGCGAAGCGGCGCGCTCCGAGGGTCGGTCGACCCTGTTCCAGAGCCCTTGGCGCGACGTGCCCGCCGCCGACCACCCCGACGCGCCATCGGTGATCCGCCTGAAGGCGCCGCGCGACGGGGCGACGGTGATCGCGGACGCCGTGCAGGGCGACGTTACGATCCGCAACGACCAGCTCGACGACATGGTGCTGCTGCGCTCGGACGGAACACCGACCTACATGCTCGCCGTCGTCGTGGACGACCACGATATGGGCATTACCCATGTCATCCGGGGCGACGATCACCTGAACAACGCCGCGCGCCAGATCCAGATTTACGACGCGATGGGCTGGGAGGAGCCGGTCTGGGCGCATATCCCCCTGATCCACGGCGCGGATGGCAAGAAGCTGTCGAAGCGGCACGGTGCAACCGGCGTGACCGAGTTCGCCGAGATGGGCTACCCGGCCGCGGCGATGCGCAACTACCTCGCGCGGCTAGGCTGGAGCCACGGGGATGACGAGTTCTTCACCGATGGGCAGGCGCGCGACTGGTTCGACCTGGGCGGAATCGGCAAGGCCCCCGCACGACTGGATCTCAAGAAGCTCGAGAACCTGTCCGGCCAGCATATCGCGGCGATGGAACCCGAGGCGGTGGCGGTCGCGGCCGAGGACTGGCTCGCGCGGACGGGGGGCGCGCCAGTCGATGGCGATGCGCTGCGGCGCGCGGTGCCCGTGGCCCAGACCGGCGCGCGCACCCTGCCCCAGCTTCTGGAGAAGGCGCATTTCGCACTGGTCGCGCGACCCATCGAGATCGAGGACAAGGCCACGAAGGCGCTCGATACGGTATCCCGTGGCATACTGTCGGAATTGACGCCGCACCTGCAAACTGCTAGCTGGACCCGCGACGCGCTGGAGGGTGTCGTGGGCGACGTGGCCCAGGCCCACGGGCTCGGTCTCGGGAAGATCGCCGCGCCGCTGCGCGCCGCCCTTGCCGGGCGCACCGCCACCCCCAGCGTCTTCGACATGATGCTCGTCCTCGGACGGGACGAGACGCTGGCACGGCTGGCGGACGTGGTCGAAAGCGACCCATCCTGA